The Porphyromonas pogonae genome segment ATTTTTACGGTTCCACCGTCCGTAAGATTATTCAAGCCCGCAGTGATGACCACTTGGCCGGGCTTCAAACCCGAGATCACCTCGAAGTATTTACCCTGCACCTTACCGGCCTCCACTTTACAGTAGTGAGCTTTGCCTTCATCATAGAGATATACATATCTATCTCCGCTGCCCGGCTGCTTCATTACAGACTGGTAAGGTACCAGCACAGACTCCTTGTTTCCAAAACTCATATTCACACGGGCATACATTCCCGGTCTTATCTGCTGGTCTTTATTGGCAATTTCTATCTCCACAGTGAAAGTGTGAGACATAGGGTCTATCGTAGGATGAATAAGCGATACATATCCCTCGAAAGGTTTATCGCCCAGTGCATCCACTGTTATATTTACCGGCATTTTGAGTTTGAGTGATTTATAATAGTCTTCTGATACATTGATCACCAACTTCACCGGAGATATCTGCTCCACGGTAAGTATAGGAAGCTGTGGTGAGGTCACATCACCATCATCATAGTTCTTGGCTGTGACAAGACCTGATATAGGGCTGCGAAGAGAAGTGTTCTGAGCGAGATTACCATACTGCGAGCGAGCTATCTCCATGGCTGTCTTGGCTGATTCCCACTGAGACTTGGATATGCCTCCTATCTTGTACAGCTCATCCATTCTGGCAAAATCAGTCTTCGCCTTATCCAGTTGCACTCTGATCTGTGAGAGCTGAGAGCCTTCCATCCGAGCCAAAGCTTGCCCCTGACTGACCCGATCACCTACTTTCACATAGATCTTTTCTACACGCCCTCCCATCTGAGCTGAGATATTGTTCTTCACTTTGGAAATTATGGCAGCGGTAAACTCTTCTTCTATATTAATGGAACCGGTAATCACCGATGCCGTATCTACCAACTTTGCTGCTGATTCTGTGGAGTCTTGTGCTTTCTTGTTATCCGCTTTATTGCCACAAGAATTGAACATCGGTGTCACAACCATCAGAGCTATGATACCCGAAAATATAAATCTCTTATTCATCTGAGACTGTTGTTTATTTGAGAATTATTCTTGTATGTATAGATGGGTTCCACTCCGGAAAGTTTATCCATTTCCGCACGTGCCACCATAAAATCATATATCGCTTGATTATAGTTCAGCTCCGCTTGCAACAGAGCCAGATCCGCATCATTGAGTTCTACCAGAGTGCTTTCTCCCGTTTTATACCTCACTTGGGCAATCTGATATCCTTTTTTGGCCATACGTACCGCTTGTTCGGCAGCAATATATCGCTGCACGGCATTCTTGAGCTGCGTGCGTCCATTGAGGATACCCAGCCGTGTCTGTTGCTCAGCATCATGGCGCGACATCTCCATTTGTTGTAGTGATATCTTATTAGCTTTGACACTGTAATACCTATCACCTCCGCTAAACAATGGAATTTTCAGGGTGAGGTTGAGCATTGAATAAGGTGTCCAGCGTTTGCTATCGTCCAAATTGAACTTATTACTCATGTAATTATAGTTGTACAAAAAACCCAATGACAAAGTGGGGAGATAAGCCAGTTTACTTATCTTGAGGTTGTCCTTGAGTTGTCCTTGCTGTATACTCAACTGGCGTAGAGCAGAGTTATTGGTAAGTATAGTATCCACAGGTGCCAGACTTTTTGAGATCAGGTCGTCTTTGTAATGTGTCAGAGAGTCCTTGATTATGATGTTGTAATTCTGATCCAGATCAAGCAGAACTTTGAGACGAGCCTTCGCCAAGTCAACAGACTGCTCGGCCTGCACCATATTGGGCTCAATATTTCTCCGTTGCACATCGCTACGCAACAGATCGAACTCCGCCACCAATCCTCTGTCAAACTTTTCTTTGATTTGGTTATAATTGAGAGTGGCATTATCATGGCTACGCTTAAATACCTCATAGGAGTCTTTGGCCAGGAGTATGCTGTAATATGCCTTCTTCACTTCAGCCACAAGATCTATCTTGCTACCTCTCGATTTCTCTTTGGAAAGCTCAATGTCTTTTTCCGTCACAGCCAACGTGCTCCATAACTGCGGTGCAATGATAGGAATACCCGCCTGCACCCCCGTCTGTATATTATGAGTTTGTCCCACCTCGAAAGCCACCGGCTCTCCTTTGGTAGGCATTCCCGGCATACCGTCGAAATACATTTTCTGCTTCTTAATGGTGTAAGAATAATTGGTATTCCAATCGATTTGAGGCAGAAATTTGCTCCACGTCTTTTTATGATCGTAATTCTTTTTTACAATCTCCAGATCCGCTACTTTTATTTTGGGATTCTCACTGAGAGCTACTCTCACGGCATCATCGAGTGAGAGTACCAAGGTACTATCCTTCTTTTGAGTATTGGCAGCCAACTGCATGCTACAACAGATGGATGATATTGACAATACGGAAAAAACCCTGACAATCCGTATCAACTCCTTTTTTAATATTCTATTCATCAAAAAGCTCTTTTATTCAACAGAAAATGAACATTCATTCTCCCTCTTATCAACGCATTTCCGATAATATAATTTGAATAACTAAAGATATGTTCAACAGCTAATCTAACAATTATGAAATAGCGTCTTTTCTATTTGGGACAAAGCACCTGATTTTCCAAACCTGCCCCGGTGCCTCAGGGCAAAAGTAGCGAACTATCGCCATAGCTCAAGAATCTGAATCCGTTTTGCATCGCATAGTCATATACTCTGCGCCAGTCCTCACCAATAAAAGCAGAAATGAGCAAAAGCAATGTGCTGCGAGGCTGATGAAAATTGGTAATCATCCCCTGCACGATGCGAAAACTATAGCCCGGAGCAATCAAGATACCTGTGGGAAATACAAGTTGGGATGTATCGTTGCGATCAAGCCAACTCACTAGCGCCTTCAAAGCATCCTCTTTGACCGGCAAGACAAGGTCTTGCGTTGTTCGATAAGGCTCCCACTGTGTTACGCACAACTCCTCTGCCGTAAGAGAGGGCTGAGCCATCAATTTCACACCCAACCAATACAGACTCTCCAGTGTACGCACAGAGGTAGTACCTACGGCAACAACCCTCCTGTCCTTGCCCTGAAGCATCTTTTGCAAGGTATCACAATCCACAATAACAAGCTCCTTGTGCATCATGTGTTCTCCTATCGTATCACTTTTTACGGGTTTGAATGTGCCTGCACCCACATGTAGCGTTACATCCAGTATACCCACCCCCCTACGCTGTAAAGCATCATTGACCTTTTCAGTAAAATGAAGTCCTGCGGTGGGAGCTGCCACACTACCTTGCTCACGGGCATATACCGTTTGATAAGTGATGAGGTCCGTTTGCTCCGTATCTCTATTGAGATAGGGCGGTATAGGCAAGATGCCCATAAACTCCAAGATGTCTCCAAAGGTATACTGCTCACGATCCCATGTAAAATGCACAGTATCGGTATCCAACCTATGTGCAGTGAGGGTGATGTTGCCATCAGGATGCTCAATGGTTTTGTGCAGCGGAGCCTCCTTCCACCTCTTGGCATTACCTAACATACAATGCCAAGAACATCCGATATGTGACTGCAAAGACAATTCGTAAGTATGAGGGTTGATAGGGTCAAGACAAAAAACCTCGACCTGCGCACCGGTATCCTTCCGAAACAAAAGTCGTGCACGTATAACCCGTGTATTATTGCGCACCAATAAAGTATCAATGGGCAATACATCAGGCAAATCACTGAATGATGTATAAGAAATATCACCTTTACGGTAGACGAGTAATTTAGATGAATCTCGCTCGGTGAGTGGATATTTGGCTATTCTGTCATCAGGAAGATTATAATCGTAATCTATAATCGAAATTTGCTCTGTTTCCATACTACGCAAAAGTACTTAAAATAAGTATAATAGTATGTAAATGCATTATAATATTTTTCTACACAAAAAACGATCTCACCTCTTGACAAGCTAATCTTTATACACATCTTTTAATTTTTTTGTTTCATGAAAGATAGTACAGTGAGGTGCTCATGGAAAACCTTTAGACCTTTGCATATGGTATTATATCCTGGAGGTCCGCCAGATTTTACATAAGCTTTCCATGATCCCAGTCGGGCTATTATCCACGAAGCCCAAGCTAACGAATCTTCCCGAAAAGGATTATTCCCATCTTTTGATCGAGGAGACTCTTTATGTAGCATTTCCATCTCTAGATGCAGCATCTCGCACTCTTCCTCTGTAAAGAGTCGATTACATGAAACGCTCTCATTGGCAGTGTCATATTTTTTCTTTAGAGTCATACACTTTAGCACAACATAGAACCCCATTGCCATAAGCTTTTTCATCGCCATACCGTTTTCTAATTGGGCAGAGGTAATACCCAAGCCTTTGGTTTTCATTAATCTAAAGACTTCTTCGATATGCCATCGATACTTGTACCACTGTATAATCCGGAGTGCATCTTCCTTACTCTTTACTTCGTGCGAGGTGAGCAAACGCCATTCGATAGGCTTTTCACCCTCGGGAACGCTACCGGCATCTTCTCTGACATGAACGTAGTGGCAGCTAATACTCTTTGAAACATCGTCTTTACCATTACCTGTGTTGCCGAAAGTGACTGGTGCATATTTGACGTCGAACAACGCCTTGCGAGGTTTACGCCTATTTTGCC includes the following:
- a CDS encoding efflux RND transporter periplasmic adaptor subunit; amino-acid sequence: MNKRFIFSGIIALMVVTPMFNSCGNKADNKKAQDSTESAAKLVDTASVITGSINIEEEFTAAIISKVKNNISAQMGGRVEKIYVKVGDRVSQGQALARMEGSQLSQIRVQLDKAKTDFARMDELYKIGGISKSQWESAKTAMEIARSQYGNLAQNTSLRSPISGLVTAKNYDDGDVTSPQLPILTVEQISPVKLVINVSEDYYKSLKLKMPVNITVDALGDKPFEGYVSLIHPTIDPMSHTFTVEIEIANKDQQIRPGMYARVNMSFGNKESVLVPYQSVMKQPGSGDRYVYLYDEGKAHYCKVEAGKVQGKYFEVISGLKPGQVVITAGLNNLTDGGTVKIKKG
- a CDS encoding TolC family protein, whose product is MNRILKKELIRIVRVFSVLSISSICCSMQLAANTQKKDSTLVLSLDDAVRVALSENPKIKVADLEIVKKNYDHKKTWSKFLPQIDWNTNYSYTIKKQKMYFDGMPGMPTKGEPVAFEVGQTHNIQTGVQAGIPIIAPQLWSTLAVTEKDIELSKEKSRGSKIDLVAEVKKAYYSILLAKDSYEVFKRSHDNATLNYNQIKEKFDRGLVAEFDLLRSDVQRRNIEPNMVQAEQSVDLAKARLKVLLDLDQNYNIIIKDSLTHYKDDLISKSLAPVDTILTNNSALRQLSIQQGQLKDNLKISKLAYLPTLSLGFLYNYNYMSNKFNLDDSKRWTPYSMLNLTLKIPLFSGGDRYYSVKANKISLQQMEMSRHDAEQQTRLGILNGRTQLKNAVQRYIAAEQAVRMAKKGYQIAQVRYKTGESTLVELNDADLALLQAELNYNQAIYDFMVARAEMDKLSGVEPIYTYKNNSQINNSLR
- a CDS encoding S-adenosylmethionine:tRNA ribosyltransferase-isomerase codes for the protein METEQISIIDYDYNLPDDRIAKYPLTERDSSKLLVYRKGDISYTSFSDLPDVLPIDTLLVRNNTRVIRARLLFRKDTGAQVEVFCLDPINPHTYELSLQSHIGCSWHCMLGNAKRWKEAPLHKTIEHPDGNITLTAHRLDTDTVHFTWDREQYTFGDILEFMGILPIPPYLNRDTEQTDLITYQTVYAREQGSVAAPTAGLHFTEKVNDALQRRGVGILDVTLHVGAGTFKPVKSDTIGEHMMHKELVIVDCDTLQKMLQGKDRRVVAVGTTSVRTLESLYWLGVKLMAQPSLTAEELCVTQWEPYRTTQDLVLPVKEDALKALVSWLDRNDTSQLVFPTGILIAPGYSFRIVQGMITNFHQPRSTLLLLISAFIGEDWRRVYDYAMQNGFRFLSYGDSSLLLP
- a CDS encoding IS4 family transposase produces the protein MTRRVDGVMNSCFKNHAERQGAYRLLNNKRWKMDQFLDCVTANSAQCCKDLKHVLCIQDTTEFTFDNISGRLNPNDEDYGYGTNKSSEYSIFAHPCLLFDPETETPMGYSSIELYNRDRKDARQKKQLRKKIGFNEKESSRWAASAKMANANLPENLRKTMVGDRENDIYTVMSKTLEEGCDFLIRSIHNRLLEGDSKSKKERIIEWLDKQPVSFSCTSQITRQNRRKPRKALFDVKYAPVTFGNTGNGKDDVSKSISCHYVHVREDAGSVPEGEKPIEWRLLTSHEVKSKEDALRIIQWYKYRWHIEEVFRLMKTKGLGITSAQLENGMAMKKLMAMGFYVVLKCMTLKKKYDTANESVSCNRLFTEEECEMLHLEMEMLHKESPRSKDGNNPFREDSLAWASWIIARLGSWKAYVKSGGPPGYNTICKGLKVFHEHLTVLSFMKQKN